A window of Pseudomonadota bacterium genomic DNA:
GCAGTGGATGGGACGAATCCTGAAGGGTCGCCTGCGCACCTGGCGCATGCGCCTGCTCGATGCCTACTTCTCGCGCACGCGCCAGACCTCGCGGGTGCTCTACGGCGTGTCAGGCGCGCTGCTGGCCCTCGGCCTTGCCGTGTGGATCGGTGCGGGGTGGGTGCTCAACCAGCCGACCTGGCGACCCCTGGTGCTGGAGCTAACGCCCTCGCAAGCTGACGGCGGCACCTTCATCGCCGAAGAGGACGGGCGCGTCGAGCTAGCGCTCGAAGTGGATAAGGCCTTGCCGCTGGCGGCCCTGCGCCGCGCGGCCTTGCCGGTCAAGCAGCCCCTGGCTCTGGACTTGCGCTGGCAGGCATTGCGCGAGGACGCGGCCATGATCGCGAGCGGCGATGTGCGCGACTACGCCTACATCGATCCGGGGCCGCGCACCCTCCCCGGTCGTCTGCGCCGGATCCTGCTGCGCGTGCCCTTCGGCCAGAGTGATCGCTACTTTGCGAGCTTCGGTCTGCTCGGCCTGCCCGCGGCGGAGCGCGGCGTCGGTGCCTTCGAGGTGGAGGCGGGCAAGCTCTATCGGATCAACGTGGAGACCGGCGCCGACCTTGCGACCATCGAGAACCTCGCGCCGCGCTTCGTGGCACGCCTCGACCGCGGTCGCTTCGCCGAGCGCCTGGCGCGCACCGCCCCCTACTCGATCGGCGGTCTGGTGACGGTCGCCCTGGGCCTGCTGCTCGCCCTGCTCACCTTCATCCGCCAACATCAGAACACCCCCGCGTCCCTGATCAGCTATCGCGACCGTCAGCACTACCGCCGCATGAGCGCGCGCTATCGCTACCCCGCCTACGACGGCGACCTGTCCCTCATCCTGCCGGAGACCTACGAGGTCTACCGCGAGGAGACGGCGAAGGCCTGGGGCGAGAAGGTGCGCGGCACCGTGCACCTGGAGCTGATCGCGGGCGCACGCCGCCACGTGGACTTGATCAACGAGACGGCCGGAGAACACCTGGCTGCCGGCCTCGACCGGTGGCTGCGAAGTGCCGAGAAAGAGAGACATGAAGCAAAGCAATAAGAAAAACCGCTCCCTAGGAGCTGCACTTG
This region includes:
- a CDS encoding thioesterase domain-containing protein translates to THVQMLETLPRLPNGKVNRQRLPAVVATAATATAPIAYADDTERDLAAIWRKLLGVEQVVPQDDFFELGGHSLAGVSLMLEIERRFGRSLPLAALFEASRLGALAQRLREEGGPRARTPLLIPVQPKGARPPLICVHGGARQAARHLGEDQPVYLAFTHLSDRDSEGNSVQTMAERYLHEVREVQPQGPYRLCGFSFGGKIAYEMACRLRGEGEDVSLALCDPPPPAGADYYRQQWRLRREEMKTKGVGGGGLQWMGRILKGRLRTWRMRLLDAYFSRTRQTSRVLYGVSGALLALGLAVWIGAGWVLNQPTWRPLVLELTPSQADGGTFIAEEDGRVELALEVDKALPLAALRRAALPVKQPLALDLRWQALREDAAMIASGDVRDYAYIDPGPRTLPGRLRRILLRVPFGQSDRYFASFGLLGLPAAERGVGAFEVEAGKLYRINVETGADLATIENLAPRFVARLDRGRFAERLARTAPYSIGGLVTVALGLLLALLTFIRQHQNTPASLISYRDRQHYRRMSARYRYPAYDGDLSLILPETYEVYREETAKAWGEKVRGTVHLELIAGARRHVDLINETAGEHLAAGLDRWLRSAEKERHEAKQ